Genomic segment of Arachis hypogaea cultivar Tifrunner chromosome 11, arahy.Tifrunner.gnm2.J5K5, whole genome shotgun sequence:
ttcttcctgtggaagaccagaatactgacaattttgctgcaccatgataatgagctgaggatttagctcaaaactgcttgctttgatgggaggtatacagatgctactctcaTATGCAGctataatggggttagcatatgaccccagagtccttctggactgttcatttccacttatgtccatgatggagaaaagggaatatGAATTGcagataaattatatttttaaaaatttttattttatttaattaaaagtaaccgaataaaataaaatgaaataaatgaaaaataaaataaaagtttcgaaaattagaagaaaatgaaataaaggcaaattgaaaactaaattaattaattaattaaaaatattttcaaaaaaattcttagtTAATTTCGAAATAtgagagaggaaagtagttaagtgattttttctgaaaaagattttgaaattagcaatcaaaaagatatgattgaaaattattttgaaaaagatatgattgagaatatatgattgcaatttataaaaaaaagatatgattgaaaagatatgattgaagaaattaaaaaaatttgatttttggaaaagatttgaaaagatcaatttttgaaattagaatattgacttgactaaaaaaaagatatgattttgaaaatctttgactaaattaatgcaaaatttcaaaatttatgagtaagataaggaaaagatatttttttaatttttgaattttaaggaggaaagagaaaaacaacaaaatgacactaaacttagaaattttagatcaaaacaaagagaacaaacaagaaaactttgaatgtcaagatgaacaccaagaacactttgaagatcaagatgaataccaagaacaaatttttgaaaaagttttaagtaaataaaagcacaaaaataccaaacttaaaatttttagagaatcaaacacaaatttttgaaaatttaagggaaaacacaaagaagacaccaaacttatagtttttaaagatcaagaaagaactaggaacatgcaaattcgaaaaaattaaaagaaaataaaagcatgcaattgacacgaaacttaaaatatgaaactaaacttaaataaaagactctaaaccaacaaaaataaagtattcctaatctaagcaacaagataaactgtcagttgtccaaacttgaacaatccccagcaacggcgccaaaaacttggtgcatgaaattacaatcacacttttgcaactccgcacaactaaccagcaagtgcactaggtcatccaagtaataccttacgtgagtaagggtcgatcccacggagattgtcggcttgaagcaagctatggttatcttgtaactcttagtcaggatatcaataattctcagatttaattgtaaaaagtagaagaacatgaaataaatacttgttatgcagtaatggagaataggttgaggttttggagatactctgtctcctgaatctatgctttcctactatcttcttcttcacacacgcaaggctccttccatggcaagctttatgttgggcatcaccgttgtcaatggctacttcccgtcctctcagtgaaaatgttccaaatgcgctgtcaccgcatggctaatcatctgtcggttctcgatcatgtcggaataggatccattgatccttttgcgtctgtcactacgcccaacactcgcgagtttgaagctcgtcacactcatcccttcccggatcctactcagaataccacagacaaagtttagacgttccggatctcaggaatggctgccaataattctagcttataccacgaagactctgatctgaatcatgaggctaagagatattcattcaatctaaggtagaacggagatggttgtcaggcacacgttcataggtgagaatgatgatgagtgtcacagatcatcacattcatcaggttgaagtgcgaatgaatatcttagaatagaagcaagcgtgatagaatggaaaacagtggtaattgcattaattcatgaagaacagcagagctcctcacccccaacaatggggtttagagactcatgccgtagaagatacaatatgaaacgtgtagaatgtcatgaggtccaagatgaatcactaaaagtagtttttatagtaaactagtgacctagggttacagaaaatgagtaagctagagtagttagtgtagaaatccacttccgaggcccacttggtgtgtgcttgggctgaacattgaagctttcatgtgtagagacttttcttggagttaaacgccagcttttgtgctagtttgggcgtttaactccagcttttatgccagttctggcgttaaacgcccgaattcttaagctgacttggaacgccggtttgggccatcaaatcttgagcaaagtatggactattatatattgctggaaagcccaggatgtctactttccaacgcaattaagatcgctccaattgggcttctgtagctccaggaaatccacttcgagtgaagggaggtcagaatccaacagcatctgcagtcctttttcagcctctgaatcagatttttgctcaggtcccacaatttcagccaaaaaatacctgaaatcatagaaaaatacacaaactcatagtaaagtccagaaaagtaatttttattttaaaactaactaaaatatactaaaaacatactaaaaacaatgccaaaaagcgtatcaattatccgctcatcagtgttcttattattggttatgaaaaggtgtgttttggggtttcggattaagataaaaagcaagaatagcaatggcagaggaaataaaataataacaataaaaagccttgattaggagagattaatcggaagttctatccttgttggatttttctcaagatcaattgataattgaaggttgcttctacttagttatcctttaccaagtaaagtaaaagaaagtcaagtaagttggaagtctacttctattcacaagttctaatcctctcccttgggaaggattagcgttagtgactagagagccagccaacaataagcccaattacaatttaactcttgagtaattcaactcaagggtctccaaatattaatcaactccaaaatcaagttaggatctaacttagaacatcaattaataacaaacaatagaagaagtgataaatctgaaatacctcaaattgcattaaataaaagaaatcaagttaaacatgagaattcctgaaccaaattagaaaaataaataaaaggaacattgaacctgtaattgaagaagatgaaatcctaattcctttaagaggaatcctaatcctaaatcctaagagagaggagagaacctctctctctaaaaactacatctaaattatgaaaagtgaattatgagtcatctatgttgtgtttttttatgaatggatggactcccccactttatagcatctaatctgtgtcttctgggccaaaaactgggtcagaaaccgcccagaaattgctggggacgaaatctgtcacgctgattttcgtcactgtgacgcgtccgcgtggagcacacgTTCACGTCACCTAGCCgtacggccactatggcaaattatatatcaaatcgaatccccggacgttagctttccaacgcaactagaaccgcatcatttggacctctgtagctcaagttatgaccgtttgagtgcgaagaggtcaggctggacagcttagcgaCTTCTTCAacctcttgtattccttccacttttgcatgcttcctttccatcctctgagccattcctgccctgtaatttctgaaatcacttaacaaacatatcaaggcatcaaatagtaataagagatgattaaaatacacaaattaaagactctaggaagcaagttttcaatcataaaacaaattctgggaaggaattgtaaaaccatgcaaatagtatgaataagtgtgcaaaggcttgataaaaaccactcaattgagcataagataaaccataaaatagtggtttatcaaccctcCTTAGGGATAAAAtctggtagtaggaaaaagagtacatcaccTTGCCTGACTAACTGAAATACAGTTTTAAAGAAGATGTATTCCAAGTATTTGGTTGGATAGTTCCATCAAGCTTTTGTATTTTGTATGCTCCTTTGCCGATGACTCTCTGGATTCGAAATGGTCCTTCCCAGTTGGTGCTTAGTTTTCCATGTCCTTGTGGTTTTCGTATATCTTCAATCCTTCAGAGAACGACATCTCCCTCTGAAAATGTCATTGGTTTGAGCCTCTTGTTGTATTTCCGAGTTATAGCTCGTTTAGCGGCTAGTTGATGCAGTGCTGATTTGTCTCGGTTTTCTTCGACGAGGTCAAGCTCAGTTCTTCTGTTTTCGATGTTGTCGCTTTCGCTAACGTTTGTAGTTCTGGTGTTTTGTAGGGATACCTCAATGGGTATCATGGCATCACATCCGTAGACCAACCTAAAGGGGGTTttccttgttgatgattgttcaGTTGTGTTATAGCTCCATAGTACTTCAGGGATAAGCTCGGACCATTCTCCTTTTGAGTCTTCGAGCTTCTTTTTAAGGCCCTGCAAAATGATCTTATTTGCAGCTTTGGCTAAACCGTTAGTTTGTGGATATTCGACAGAAGAGAATTGttgaactattttaaaattttgtatgaaACTTGTGAACTTTTGATCTATAAATTGTCTACCGTTATCAGTAATAATGAATTGAGGAATACCGAATCGGCATAGGATATTTTTCCATACAAAAGAAATCATTTTTCGGAAGTAATTTTTGCCAATGGTATTGCCTCTATTCATTTTGTAAAGTAATCAATGgcaacaattaaaattttaacctGGCCTGGGGCGGGTGGAAAAGGCCCGAGGATGTCTTGCCCCCATTTGTTGAAAGGCCAGCATATCTCGGATGTGTGTAACTGCTCGGCTGGGTTGTGGATGATTGGTGCATGACGTTGGCAATGATCGCAATGCTTAACGTTGTTCATGCAATCTTGTTGTAACGTCGGCCAGTAGTAACCTTCTCGGAGGATTTTGGCAGCTAGACTTCGGCCGCCTATGTGCGTGCCACAGACACCTTCATGAACTTCATCTATTCCCAGCTTGGCTTCTGTCGTGTTTAGACATCTTAGGAGAGGTATTGTAAATCCTCTTTTGTATAGTTCGATTTCGAGTATTGTTTAGAAACTTGCTCTTCTTTTGAACTTTCGTGGATTTTGGATGTTGTTGGGGATGTTACCTGTTTGTAAGTAAGTTATGAAGGGTGACCTCCAGTCATCTTCCTACGAAATACTCGAAATTTTTGTTCGCATAACACTAGGTTCTTCAAGTGTTAGTTGAGATAATATAGGTGTCATAGTTTGACTTCTTGTTGTTGCTAATTTTGAAAGGATATATACTCTAtcattttgttcccgaggtatgtgggatatattgaatttttgaaaattactgaCGAGGTTATTGACGATGGTattgtatttttataataatGGGTCTTTTACCTGGAAGTTACCTGTTACCTATTGTACCACAAGGAGGGAGTCGCATTTGATGTTTAACTGTGTTATGCCCATTGTGTGAGCCAGTCGTAGCCCTGTTATTAGAGTTTCATACTCTGTTTGGTTATTGCTTGcgtggaaagtaaattgcagggatTGTTCTAGTGCTATTCCTTGTTCGTCCTCGAGTAGTATTCCTGCTCTGGAACCCTTACTGTTTGAGGCTCTGTCGACATATAGTGTCCATATGTTATCTTTAGGATCTTTTTCTTCTAGAGTGagttctgcaatgaagtcggccagtgCTTGTGATTTGATGGCTCCTCTGGACTGGTATTGGCTGTCATATTCTGACAACTCGATCGACCATTTGATTAATCTTCCTGCTAGTTCAGGCTTCATCAGTATTTGTCTTAAGGGTTGTTCGGTTCTGACCACGATGGTATGGCTTTGGAAGTAGTGTCGCAGGCGTCTGGCTGTTGTTACAAGAGTCAGAGCCAGTTTTTCTAGCTTCGGGCGGATCTCGGCGTTCTAAAGGGTTTGCTTACGAAGTATACTGGGTGTTGTTGTTTCCTTGTTTCTGTTACCAAGACAGAATTGATGGCATGGTTAGTAATAGATAAATAGAGATAAAATGGTTTATCAGCCTCTGGGGTTTGGAGGATTGGAGGTGCTGAAAGTATGCCTTTGAGCTCGGTGAAAGCTGTTTCGCATTCTTCGGTCCAATGGAATTGTTCTTGTTTCCTTAGGCTTTTGAAGAAATGGTGTGATTGGTGGGCTATACGGGGTAGGAACCTAGCCAACGCTGCAAGTCGGCCAGTCAGTTATTGGACTTCCTTGACTGTCTTTGGGCTTCTCATGTTAAGGATTGCCTGGCATTTTTCAGGGTTTGCTTCGATACCTCGGCAAGTTAGCACGAAGCCTTGGAATTTCCCACTCTACACTCCGAGGGCACATTTTTCTGGGTTGAGTTTCATGTTGTATTGGAATATCTCTGTTAGATTGTTGATGTGGTTTGCCGTATGTGTTGATTTTGCCACCATGTCATCGACATAGACTTCTATGTTTCggccaatttgatttatgaaaattCTGTCCATGAGTCTTTGGTAAGTAGCACCTGCATTTTTGAGTCTAAACGGCATAACCTTATAGCAGAAATTACCATTCTCAATAATAAAAGCAGTTTTATCTTGGTCAGCCTCATGCATTAGGATTTGGTTATAGCcagaataggcatccatgaaacttAAACATTGAAAACCAGAGGAACTATCAACAAGTTTATCAATGCATGGGAGAGGTTATGCGTCCTTTGGATAGGCCTTGTTGAGGTCTGTATAGTCTACACACATCCTCTACTTACCGTTATTCTTTTTTACTATTACCACGTTGGCTAACCAAGTGGAGTATCTGAGCTCTTTGATGAAGCCAGCGTTGAGTAGTTTTAGGGTTTCTTCCAAGGAGGCTGCCCTCTTGTCAGTGCCGAGGTGTCTTTTCTTCTGAGCTATAGGTCGGACTAATGGGTTGATGGCTAACTTGCGACAGACGACGTTGGGATCTATCCCTGGCATATCTGCTGGGGTCCATGCGAACAGGTCAACATTTTGTCTTAATAGCTCGGTTAATCGATCTTGTTCATCATTTTTTAGTGCGATGCCGAGGTATGTATATTTTCCTTCCTCGGTTATTAACTGAATATTAGAAAGGTCATATGTTGGCATCGATCGTTCTTGATAATTGGTTCTAGGATCCAGGTCGGCCAGGGGAGGTAATCGATCTGAGATATATACTGCTTGGACATACTGCTGGTCGGGTTGCCTTGATTGTTCATTCTTCAGGCTGGCGTTATAGCACTGCCTGGCCTCCTTCTGGTCTCTGTGGATAGTTACAACTTTGTTATCCTGCGAGAGAAACTTGACACACAAATGCACAGTAGAAACAATAGCATTGAATACATTCAACGAAGGTCTGCCTAGAATGATATTATAGGGACTTTTGCAATCCACGACGAGATATTGTATTTCTAAGGTTTTGCTATTAGGATATTCTTCGAAAGTAGTTTGTAACCAGATGTACCCTCGGATGGACACTCGCTCACCTGAGAAACCTTCCAGATCTCCGGATGAGGGTTGGAGGATCTTGTCGCTGAGTTTCATTTTTTGGAATGTTGAATAGAACAGCACGTCCGCGCTGCTCCCTAGATCCATCAGGATCTTCTTTACCAGTGGCTCACCGACCTGTGCTGTAATGACGACTGGGTCGTCCAGCTTCCAATCGGTCGCCTTATAGTCTTTAGGGACGAATGAAATTTCTGGTTTGTCCTTGTTGATGGGTGTTGGGAGAAAAAtcatcggtaaagaatttcacaaaaataatcgcgttgcaagtatagatctaaacagacaattaaacctcaatcaaatttaatttgtttgtcactaaagcaaacccaataaaaataaaccgaaatatttaaacatcgggtcgtctctcaaggaattgcaggggagtatacttataattggttatgagattgtatctttttgggttttgaaataaggaacaagaaagtaaaatgacaagaaaataaactaataattaagaaaagtcctagcaaggattgattattggaattcctatccccattatcatagtcacttgtgatggtaattaccttttgctctcacttagttaacctctaacacttgaaggtaagtcaagtgagcaattcaactacttgagttcacaagtcctaatcaaagactagagttagtgaggctcaagccaactagcaacttctaattaccaaacaacaagagactttgacaattcaagagtctctaatttactcaatctaagctaagaacataaaaagctaatttaaaatccaaccaagaattttatcaaacacttggaaggcacagaatgaaagcatagaaaagcaataagagaatgtaaaatctaaaaccaacaattgcaaaaTTAATGATAACAATTAAcggaagaagcaataaatatgaaatacctcaaattgcgtaaaaagggaaatcaaatctaacatgagaattcataaactaaataaaGAGATCAACAAGAGAGATAGAtgaactaaagtactagaacaattaagagtagaagaaaactaaattaaattgtaatagaaatctgaaattgagaagacctaaagctaaaaaccctaaaacctagagagaggagagagtctctctctctagaaactacatctaaaacttaaTGTGTGAATAATGAGGTGTGTATGATTGATCCCCtccccccactctgcagcctctaatctgtgttttcgggcttggaattgggccaaaaatagcccagaaattgcccccagtgtctTCTGTgtaatgcagcacgtgacgctctgtcacgcgtatgcgtcgtccacgcataCACGTCGCTTCCAGCTTCTCAAAACATCATTTTCTtgcatttcttccacttttgcatgctttctttctatcctctaagccattcctgccttataaaccctgaaaattctcagcaaacatatcacggcatcgaatagtaataagatgggattaaaattagcaaattttaggccaaagaagcatgttttatttcaatcatagtacaaaattaggaagaaaaatgtaaaacatgcgaattatatgataagtgtgagaataatggataaaatctactaaattaagcacaagataaaccctaaaaatggggtttatcaatctccccacacttaaacattagcatgtcttcatgctaagctcaagagaagtgaaagagcgaaactctcgcgcgatctagaattttcacaaaaatataatcgcgttgtaagtatagcttttagaccgacaagaattcctttcttacaaaagttttggttgtcacaagtaacaaacccctttaaaatttataaccgaagtattcaaacctcgggtcgtcttctcaaggaattgcagggaggtatgttcttattattggttatgagttttgtaaattgggggtttttgaaataaggagcaagtaatttaaatgacaagaaaaataaattaataataataaaatctcttggtaaggtataagaatttggaatttctatcctagttatccttatcagatgtgatgataattgggttttaatcccacttagttaagtcaagtggactaattagcttgatcctcaagtcctaatcaatccctgtgggaagactagctttagagcgatccaaatcaattagtaatctgccaatttcaatcactgctgagtttgaaaactcaagtgttaccaattacttaaccaaagccaaaaggaagaaaatatctaaattaaattaaaagcatccatataaataaagcaaagcaaagtcaaatctgaaatacctcaaaatatattaaatagaaaaccaATCTAAAAaataagagttcataaaccaatttgagaaaataaataaaaagaacattaaacctagaaattgagaagaaataatcctaaatcctttaagaggaatcctaatcctaaatcctaagagagaggagagaacctctctctctctaaaaactacatctaaatcctaataatTATGTGAATATGAGTGTATGATCCGTCCTCTTGATttctccattctctggcttatattttgtgtttctggattcagaattgggccgaaaaagggtctagAAATTGCagggggcgttttctgcagattctgatgcgtggcgtctgtcacgcgtttgcgtcatctgggagttttccttgtcacgcgtttgctttggtcacgcgtacgtgtcatttgCGTTCTGTTCAAGGCAGCGTCtgcgtcagtcacacgttcgtgtttatgccttttcgcgctaggcacgcgactgcgtcgtccatgcgttcgcgtcgctgcccttttcttcaaaactccatttttgtgctttccttccatttttgtatgttttctttctgtcctctaagccattcctgcctgccttaggagatctgaaaatacttaacacacaaatcacggcatcgaatggtaataaagggtaattaaaattaatatttttaaagcataggaaacatgtttttcacatataccacataataaggaaggaaaagtaaaaccatgcaatttacatgaataagtgggtgaaggattgaataaatcacttaaattgagcacaaaatacataataaaatatgggtttatcaacctccccacacttaaacaatagcatgtcctcatgctaaatccaagagaaagggtaaagttagaatggtggaatctcatgcaatgcattctattctaaatgcaaacttCCTACATGAGTCATGCAACTTTAGTtattatccacctatatatataaggcttacatgtggttaatttgtttcatattttcaaggaatcatatatacatagccagaccctagataatgttaaagcacttttacaattgagatgggtaaaagtatttcacaaacctgcaagacaattaacaattaagcagagatatatggtgttgagctattgaaccctcactggatttttgtgtttactctctagtcactcagtgtttattgggttaatcactctattctttttctatccttgctttctaagactttgtttttcatctaaccaatcaacaattatggaATACAGACAtgcaaaaatcatgaggtttttttcaaggttgtaatggggccaaggtaaaggtaagggtatatgtataaggctaagtgagctaacaaagtgaatctttgattagtctaagatctcacctaacatacatactttatataatttaaagtttctttacctatttatccaaattttctcactttgtattacaagctcatgcattgattctttttattttgcatttggggagaTTTTGTATTcccttatttaaatactgaaaatatatattattattattttttttttgtgatgcacatggtaatttagttattttgatttcacatgagcatgctttccaaatttCTGAACTAACTTATTCAttttaaattcctactttgtttctatcatcccatgttcccataaaattccctacacttaattatacacaatatctatcttaagctaaccaaagattcaacttgggatttttattttgtttttctgcttaaggctagtaatgtggttatagaacaagaggggattaaaaagctcaagggggctaacaaaggtgatgtaaaaggtaggctaaattGGGATAAGTGAGAAAAAATTCAAACCATGGCCTCAAtaatctcttggtatgtatctatattctatattggacata
This window contains:
- the LOC140176055 gene encoding uncharacterized protein — translated: MISFVWKNILCRFGIPQFIITDNGRQFIDQKFTSFIQNFKIVQQFSSVEYPQTNGLAKAANKIILQGLKKKLEDSKGEWSELIPEVLWSYNTTEQSSTRKTPFRLVYGCDAMIPIEVSLQNTRTTNVSESDNIENRRTELDLVEENRDKSALHQLAAKRAITRKYNKRLKPMTFSEGDVVL
- the LOC140176056 gene encoding uncharacterized protein, giving the protein MIFLPTPINKDKPEISFVPKDYKATDWKLDDPVVITAQVGEPLVKKILMDLGSSADVLFYSTFQKMKLSDKILQPSSGDLEGFSGERVSIRGYIWLQTTFEEYPNSKTLEIQYLVVDCKSPYNIILGRPSLNVFNAIVSTVHLCVKFLSQDNKVVTIHRDQKEARQCYNASLKNEQSRQPDQQYVQAVYISDRLPPLADLDPRTNYQERSMPTYDLSNIQLITEEGKYTYLGIALKNDEQDRLTELLRQNVDLFAWTPADMPGIDPNVVCRKLAINPLVRPIAQKKRHLGTDKRAASLEETLKLLNAGFIKELRYSTCFMDAYSGYNQILMHEADQDKTAFIIENGNFCYKVMPFRLKNAGATYQRLMDRIFINQIGRNIEVYVDDMVAKSTHTANHINNLTEIFQYNMKLNPEKCALGV